In Candidatus Zymogenaceae bacterium, a single genomic region encodes these proteins:
- a CDS encoding phenylalanine--tRNA ligase subunit beta codes for MKTTLQWLREFVDIDMDVEPFSDLLTMSGLEVEEVVRLGEGLDAIIVGEIVEVTPHPESDTLFVAKVNTGGQTIGLVSSAPNVTVGLKTALALPGTRLPGGMTVEKRKFKGVESAGVLLAEDELGITQDHTGLIELPDTAKPGQAIDTILDVSDYLFDISITPNRSDCLSIIGLARDIAAMLNAPLHIPKITFPEEGDDITSLTSVDVKDKDLCPRYVARVIQDVSIERSPLWMRMRLSALGIRDINNIVDISNYVLLEYGQPLHTFDYNLLEENRIVVKRAKKGETFFTLDAVERTLSDDILMICDGKRPVAIGGIMGGANSEIQDDTDTVLLESAFFHPPSIHQSARYLNLMTEAAYRFERGVDPGGQATAADRATQLMVDLAGGKAAKGIIDEVGSVPVRPTIHLRPERARKIIGFDVTTEETVDIMTRLSMDVKKKKSDLLDVTPPSYRLDLDREIDLIEEVARIKGYDEIPETLPEIAMGHKVRTEHERLARRAFDVMISEGFSEIITYSFIERDTFARLGMENGSSVELKNPMSEEMAVMRTTLIPGIVKVAAGNMNHLNTDLKLFEIARVYTPRKQEKLPDEPYMLSALISGDRYPKQWGREIQPMDFFDLKGTWETLVKRIGVSDVSYDDAGSIPYLDSVESCVIKIGGDIIGVMGKLDENVAERYDLNRTVYVMEVNLTALEKVEKEVITYTSIPRYPPVLRDIAMIVAESVRSRDIVEAVRDATGDIGRDITVFDVYTGRQIDEGKKSLALSVMYQSDERTLTDEEVNTVHSRVIDVLEKTLSVQIR; via the coding sequence ATGAAAACGACATTACAGTGGCTCCGGGAATTTGTCGACATCGATATGGATGTCGAGCCTTTTAGTGATCTTCTGACAATGTCCGGCCTGGAGGTCGAGGAGGTAGTGCGTCTCGGCGAGGGCCTGGATGCAATCATTGTGGGCGAGATTGTCGAGGTGACACCTCACCCGGAATCGGATACCCTTTTCGTGGCGAAGGTGAATACCGGCGGCCAGACCATCGGGCTCGTCAGCAGCGCCCCCAATGTCACCGTCGGACTCAAGACCGCCCTGGCGCTTCCGGGGACTCGGCTTCCCGGTGGCATGACCGTCGAGAAGCGGAAATTTAAGGGCGTCGAATCCGCCGGCGTGCTCCTGGCCGAGGACGAACTGGGGATCACCCAGGATCATACGGGGCTTATTGAGCTTCCCGATACGGCAAAACCGGGCCAGGCGATAGACACGATCCTCGATGTATCGGATTACCTGTTCGATATCTCCATCACACCGAACCGATCGGATTGCCTGAGCATCATCGGGCTGGCTCGGGACATCGCGGCGATGCTCAATGCCCCCCTTCACATCCCGAAGATTACTTTTCCCGAGGAGGGTGATGACATCACCTCACTCACATCCGTTGATGTGAAAGACAAGGATCTGTGTCCGCGATATGTCGCCCGGGTCATCCAGGATGTTTCCATCGAAAGATCTCCGCTCTGGATGAGAATGCGTCTCTCTGCCCTCGGGATTCGGGACATCAACAACATCGTCGATATATCGAACTACGTTCTTTTGGAATACGGACAGCCCCTTCACACATTCGACTATAATCTGCTCGAAGAAAACAGGATCGTTGTCAAGCGGGCGAAAAAAGGGGAAACATTTTTCACGCTGGACGCCGTCGAGCGTACCCTGTCCGACGATATTCTGATGATATGCGACGGGAAGCGGCCTGTGGCCATCGGAGGCATCATGGGCGGCGCCAACTCGGAGATACAAGACGACACCGATACGGTGCTTTTAGAGAGCGCCTTTTTCCATCCGCCCTCCATTCATCAATCCGCCCGATACCTCAACCTGATGACCGAGGCGGCCTATCGCTTTGAGCGTGGGGTTGACCCCGGCGGACAGGCGACGGCCGCCGACCGGGCCACGCAACTGATGGTGGATCTGGCGGGGGGGAAAGCGGCCAAGGGAATCATCGATGAGGTCGGATCCGTGCCCGTGCGCCCGACGATTCACCTCAGACCGGAGCGCGCCCGGAAGATTATCGGATTCGACGTCACCACGGAAGAGACCGTGGATATCATGACCCGGCTTTCCATGGACGTCAAGAAAAAGAAGAGCGACCTGCTCGATGTCACCCCACCGTCGTACCGGCTGGACCTCGATCGCGAAATCGATCTCATCGAGGAGGTGGCCCGGATAAAGGGATACGACGAGATACCGGAGACGCTTCCCGAGATAGCGATGGGGCACAAAGTACGAACGGAGCATGAGAGACTGGCGCGACGGGCGTTCGATGTGATGATCTCGGAGGGATTCTCGGAGATTATCACCTATAGCTTTATCGAGCGGGATACCTTTGCGCGGCTGGGCATGGAAAACGGCTCGTCGGTGGAGTTGAAAAATCCGATGAGCGAAGAGATGGCGGTCATGCGCACGACCCTCATACCGGGGATAGTCAAGGTCGCTGCGGGCAACATGAACCACCTCAATACTGATCTCAAACTCTTTGAAATCGCCCGGGTCTATACCCCAAGGAAGCAGGAAAAGCTCCCGGATGAACCGTATATGTTATCGGCGCTGATATCCGGTGATCGATACCCCAAACAATGGGGCAGGGAAATACAGCCCATGGATTTCTTCGATCTGAAGGGTACCTGGGAGACATTGGTAAAGAGAATCGGCGTTTCCGATGTTTCCTATGACGATGCGGGGTCGATTCCATACCTGGATTCGGTGGAATCGTGCGTCATCAAGATAGGTGGAGATATCATCGGAGTGATGGGAAAGCTCGATGAGAACGTCGCCGAGAGATATGACCTGAACCGCACCGTATATGTGATGGAAGTAAACCTAACAGCCTTGGAGAAGGTTGAGAAGGAGGTTATTACCTACACTTCCATACCGAGATACCCCCCCGTACTCAGGGATATCGCCATGATTGTGGCGGAGAGTGTACGTTCACGGGATATCGTCGAAGCAGTGCGGGATGCAACGGGTGATATCGGCAGGGATATAACCGTATTCGATGTCTATACGGGCAGGCAGATAGACGAGGGAAAGAAAAGCTTGGCGTTGAGTGTCATGTATCAATCTGATGAGCGGACGTTGACGGATGAAGAGGTGAATACTGTGCACAGCAGGGTTATCGATGTGCTTGAAAAGACGCTGAGCGTACAAATACGATAA
- a CDS encoding integration host factor subunit alpha: MTKADLVNCIYKNLDITKKESAIIVDELFEIIKQTLESGEKVKISGFGNFVVRQKETRKGRNPHTGDELEIAARKVVTFKPSQILKRALND; encoded by the coding sequence GTGACTAAGGCAGATTTAGTCAATTGTATCTACAAGAACCTCGATATCACAAAAAAGGAATCCGCAATTATCGTTGATGAACTGTTTGAGATCATCAAACAAACCCTGGAAAGCGGTGAGAAGGTAAAAATTTCCGGGTTCGGAAATTTTGTCGTAAGGCAAAAGGAGACAAGGAAGGGCAGAAACCCGCACACCGGCGATGAGCTGGAAATCGCCGCCCGCAAAGTGGTTACATTCAAGCCGAGCCAAATCCTTAAAAGAGCCTTGAACGATTAA